From one Paenibacillus sp. FSL K6-1330 genomic stretch:
- a CDS encoding dihydroorotase — translation MQMQVIKNAKVINERGQLEDKHIVIADGLIQSVASDIAALPEMDDNVQLIDAEGKLVTPGFIDMHVHLREPGYEHKETIESGSRSAVKGGFTTIACMPNTRPVTDSPETVKVVLDKASEAGLAKVLPYAAITKNELGRELTDFEALKAAGAIGFTDDGVGVQNAQMMKDAMNKAKALGMPVIAHCEDDSLVKGACVTEGKFAQKHGLKGIPNESEAIHVGRDILLTEATGVHYHVCHVSTEQSVRLIRQAKAIGISVTAEVCPHHLVLSDEDIPGLDANWKMNPPLRTPRDVEACIEGLLDGTLDMIVTDHAPHSPEEKAKGMELAPFGIVGFETAFPLLYTQFVATGKWDLGLLVKRMTSDPARVFGLATGVLEAGKAADLTMIDLEAEKEVNPEEFATKGRNTPFTGWKLKGWPVMTWVDGEVKWSEQHGF, via the coding sequence ATGCAAATGCAAGTGATAAAGAATGCCAAAGTGATCAATGAACGAGGACAGCTCGAAGATAAACATATCGTCATTGCAGACGGATTGATTCAGTCGGTTGCAAGTGATATCGCAGCTTTGCCGGAAATGGACGATAACGTTCAACTAATCGATGCCGAGGGCAAACTGGTCACACCGGGATTCATCGATATGCATGTGCACTTGAGAGAGCCGGGTTATGAGCACAAGGAAACGATCGAGAGCGGCAGCCGCTCGGCAGTGAAAGGCGGCTTTACAACCATTGCCTGCATGCCGAACACAAGACCAGTGACCGATTCGCCGGAAACGGTGAAGGTTGTGCTGGATAAGGCTAGCGAAGCGGGTCTGGCCAAGGTGCTGCCTTACGCAGCCATTACCAAAAACGAGCTGGGCCGCGAACTGACGGATTTTGAGGCCTTGAAGGCAGCGGGTGCGATCGGGTTTACGGATGACGGCGTTGGTGTGCAGAACGCACAGATGATGAAAGATGCCATGAACAAAGCGAAGGCGCTGGGCATGCCGGTCATTGCTCATTGTGAGGATGACTCGCTGGTAAAAGGGGCTTGCGTGACGGAAGGAAAGTTCGCTCAGAAGCACGGCCTGAAAGGTATACCCAATGAGTCGGAAGCGATCCATGTCGGACGGGACATTCTGCTCACCGAAGCCACCGGCGTACATTACCACGTATGCCATGTGAGCACAGAGCAGTCCGTACGCTTGATCCGCCAAGCTAAAGCAATAGGCATCTCGGTAACGGCCGAAGTATGCCCGCACCATCTGGTTCTCTCTGACGAAGATATTCCCGGTCTGGACGCCAACTGGAAAATGAATCCGCCGCTGCGCACCCCGCGTGATGTGGAGGCTTGTATAGAAGGTCTGCTGGATGGAACGCTCGATATGATCGTAACGGACCACGCGCCGCACAGCCCGGAAGAGAAGGCGAAAGGCATGGAGCTTGCACCATTCGGTATTGTAGGATTCGAAACAGCATTCCCGCTGCTCTATACCCAATTTGTCGCTACAGGCAAATGGGATCTTGGCTTGCTGGTGAAGCGGATGACCAGCGACCCGGCAAGAGTATTTGGTCTTGCAACGGGTGTGCTGGAAGCTGGTAAAGCAGCAGATCTGACCATGATTGACCTCGAAGCAGAGAAAGAAGTGAATCCGGAAGAGTTCGCAACGAAAGGCCGCAACACTCCATTTACAGGCTGGAAGCTGAAAGGCTGGCCTGTGATGACTTGGGTGGACGGCGAAGTGAAATGGTCGGAGCAGCACGGATTTTAA